One genomic region from Harpia harpyja isolate bHarHar1 chromosome 1, bHarHar1 primary haplotype, whole genome shotgun sequence encodes:
- the LOC128140496 gene encoding BPI fold-containing family B member 3-like isoform X2, translated as MSAFWAVFLLCSLLTPSQGLAIMSSVGKVDVDDIKHSLAKRDLQKLQGGLLGGKLLSSLLEKDSPLGSVLGEDGAVGSLLSGDGVLGGLLERDGVLGGLLGGEGVLGGLLGRDGVTGKILGGDGVLGGLLDRDGVLGGLLDRDGVLGGLLGRDGVTGKILGGDGVLGGLLDRDGVLGGLLGRDGVLGGLLDRDGVLGGLLGRDGVTGKILGGDGVAGRLLGGDGVLGGLLGRDGLVDGLLGKDGLVDGLLDVVLDILIGKGGVLGKDGLVGNLLGGNGGDLTGLKIVNNTLPKISLRSLPGFGHEVGFNTQLLVESTSALGRALCVQVEADVVMLVQDKWAALQSNKDCKTLDINIRVRPKVPLLDQPLKRLLSDVLREVGCNIVNSRLNVVSALLGSRTPAFPLGTLGDLPPFSIISGDAIQLDLNLLVGDAEGGVVASTQGPPLAATLLLATGHPPLLRLSQRTLSTLLEPIQGQGAFSLSITDSMVPDSISLSTSALLPLMPQVAKVLPGSLPLELHVRVANKPVVAVRDRRATATLKASIDVFSPLLQSSQKPLFSLDTDIVLNIIPSVSNGKLQTSLALDSINLTRAPLRLDPLSVSPLAGWLKQVLAAAYVPAINDALRVSVPLPNILNTSLRNAKVDITDADDSFNQNSLKRSCSGGPLTLFAV; from the exons ATGTCTGCGTTCTgggctgttttccttctctgcagcctgCTGACCCCTTCACAAGGACTTGCAATCATGTCCTCGGTTGGCAAAGTGGATGTAGATG atattaaaCATTCACTAGCCAAACGTGACCTCCAGAAGCTTCAGGGTGGTCTCCTTGGCGGCAAGCTGCTCAGTAGTCTCCTTGAAAAAGATAGTCCTCTTGGCAGCGTCCTTGGTGAAGATGGTGCTGTTGGCAGTCTCCTCAGTGGAGATGGTGTCCTTGGTGGTCTCCTTGAAAGAGATGGTGTCCTTGGTGGTCTCCTCGGTGGAGAGGGTGTCCTTGGTGGTCTCCTTGGCAGAGATGGTGTCACTGGCAAAATCCTTGGCGGAGATGGTGTCCTTGGTGGTCTCCTTGACAGAGATGGTGTCCTTGGTGGTCTCCTTGACAGAGATGGTGTCCTTGGTGGTCTCCTTGGCAGAGATGGTGTCACTGGCAAAATCCTTGGCGGAGATGGTGTCCTTGGTGGTCTCCTTGACAGAGATGGTGTCCTTGGTGGTCTCCTTGGCAGAGATGGTGTCCTTGGTGGTCTCCTTGACAGAGATGGTGTCCTTGGTGGTCTCCTTGGCAGAGATGGTGTCACTGGCAAAATCCTTGGCGGAGATGGTGTTGCTGGCAGACTCCTTGGTGGAGATGGTGTCCTTGGTGGTCTCCTTGGCAGAGACGGTCTTGTTGATGGTCTCCTTGGCAAAGATGGTCTTGTTGATGGTCTCCTTGATGTTGTCCTTGATATTCTCATTGGAAAAGGTGGTGTCCTTGGAAAAGATGGTCTCGTTGGCAATCTTCTTGGTGGAAATGGTGGAGATCTCACAGG GCTGAAAATTGTGAACAACACCCTCCCCAAAATAAGTCTGCGCTCCCTGCCAGGCTTTGGGCACGAGGTGGGCTTCAACACCCAGCTGCTGGTAGAGAGCACCAG TGCGCTGGGCAGGGCGCTCTGCGTGCAGGTGGAAGCAGACGTGGTCATGCTGGTCCAGGACAAGTGGGCGGCTCTCCAGAGCAATAAGGACTGCAAGACTTTGGACATAAACATCCGTGTGAG ACCCAAAGTGCCACTTCTGGATCAGCCTTTAAAACGCCTCCTTAGTGATGTCCTGCGTGAGGTG GGGTGCAACATCGTCAACAGCAGGCTCAACGTGGTGAGCGCTCTGCTCGGCTCCAGGACGC CCGCATTCCCGCTCGGGACTCTGGGAGATCTGCCCCCCTTTTCCATCATCAGCGGCGACGCCATCCAGCTGGATCTAAAT CTCCTCGTCGGGGACGCGGAAGGTGGCGTGGTGGCCTCCACGCAGGGACCGCCACTCGCAGCCACGCTGTTACTAGCCACCGGCCACCCGCCGCTGCTCAGGCTCTCCCAGCGCACCCTCAGCACCCTGCTGGAGCCCATCCAGGGGCAGGGAGCCTTCAGCCTCAGCATCACCGACTCAATG GTGCCCGATAGCATCTCGCTGTCCACGTCTGCCCTCCTGCCGCTCATGCCCCAG GTCGCCAAGGTCCTCCCCGGCTCTCTGCCGCTGGAGCTGCACGTGCGGGTGGCCAACAAGCCGGTGGTGGCCGTGAGGGACAGAAGAGCCACTGCCACCCTCAAAGCCTCTATCGACGTCTTCAGTCCCCTCCTGCAGTCCTCCCAGAAGCCTCTCTTCTCCCTCGACACG GACATCGTTCTGAACATCATCCCATCGGTCTCCAACGGCAAACTGCAAACCTCCCTGGCTCTTGACAG CATCAACCTGACACGGGCACCCCTGAGACTCGACCCTCTCAGT GTCTCCCCGCTTGCAGGATGGCTCAAGCAAGTCCTTGCTGCTGCATATGTACCTGCCATTAACG ATGCCTTGCGTGTGTCGGTCCCTCTGCCCAACATTCTCAACACCAGCCTCAGGAACGCCAAGGTTGACATCACCGAT GCAGATGACTCTTTCAACCAGAACAGTCTCAAAAGATCCTGCTCGGGAGGACCCTTGACCCTGTTCGCTGTCTGA
- the LOC128140496 gene encoding BPI fold-containing family B member 3-like isoform X1, producing MSAFWAVFLLCSLLTPSQGLAIMSSVGKVDVDDIKHSLAKRDLQKLQGGLLGGKLLSSLLEKDSPLGSVLGEDGAVGSLLSGDGVLGGLLERDGVLGGLLGGEGVLGGLLGRDGVTGKILGGDGVLGGLLDRDGVLGGLLDRDGVLGGLLGRDGVTGKILGGDGVLGGLLDRDGVLGGLLGRDGVLGGLLDRDGVLGGLLGRDGVTGKILGGDGVAGRLLGGDGVLGGLLGRDGLVDGLLGKDGLVDGLLDVVLDILIGKGGVLGKDGLVGNLLGGNGGDLTGLKIVNNTLPKISLRSLPGFGHEVGFNTQLLVESTSSALGRALCVQVEADVVMLVQDKWAALQSNKDCKTLDINIRVRPKVPLLDQPLKRLLSDVLREVGCNIVNSRLNVVSALLGSRTPAFPLGTLGDLPPFSIISGDAIQLDLNLLVGDAEGGVVASTQGPPLAATLLLATGHPPLLRLSQRTLSTLLEPIQGQGAFSLSITDSMVPDSISLSTSALLPLMPQVAKVLPGSLPLELHVRVANKPVVAVRDRRATATLKASIDVFSPLLQSSQKPLFSLDTDIVLNIIPSVSNGKLQTSLALDSINLTRAPLRLDPLSVSPLAGWLKQVLAAAYVPAINDALRVSVPLPNILNTSLRNAKVDITDADDSFNQNSLKRSCSGGPLTLFAV from the exons ATGTCTGCGTTCTgggctgttttccttctctgcagcctgCTGACCCCTTCACAAGGACTTGCAATCATGTCCTCGGTTGGCAAAGTGGATGTAGATG atattaaaCATTCACTAGCCAAACGTGACCTCCAGAAGCTTCAGGGTGGTCTCCTTGGCGGCAAGCTGCTCAGTAGTCTCCTTGAAAAAGATAGTCCTCTTGGCAGCGTCCTTGGTGAAGATGGTGCTGTTGGCAGTCTCCTCAGTGGAGATGGTGTCCTTGGTGGTCTCCTTGAAAGAGATGGTGTCCTTGGTGGTCTCCTCGGTGGAGAGGGTGTCCTTGGTGGTCTCCTTGGCAGAGATGGTGTCACTGGCAAAATCCTTGGCGGAGATGGTGTCCTTGGTGGTCTCCTTGACAGAGATGGTGTCCTTGGTGGTCTCCTTGACAGAGATGGTGTCCTTGGTGGTCTCCTTGGCAGAGATGGTGTCACTGGCAAAATCCTTGGCGGAGATGGTGTCCTTGGTGGTCTCCTTGACAGAGATGGTGTCCTTGGTGGTCTCCTTGGCAGAGATGGTGTCCTTGGTGGTCTCCTTGACAGAGATGGTGTCCTTGGTGGTCTCCTTGGCAGAGATGGTGTCACTGGCAAAATCCTTGGCGGAGATGGTGTTGCTGGCAGACTCCTTGGTGGAGATGGTGTCCTTGGTGGTCTCCTTGGCAGAGACGGTCTTGTTGATGGTCTCCTTGGCAAAGATGGTCTTGTTGATGGTCTCCTTGATGTTGTCCTTGATATTCTCATTGGAAAAGGTGGTGTCCTTGGAAAAGATGGTCTCGTTGGCAATCTTCTTGGTGGAAATGGTGGAGATCTCACAGG GCTGAAAATTGTGAACAACACCCTCCCCAAAATAAGTCTGCGCTCCCTGCCAGGCTTTGGGCACGAGGTGGGCTTCAACACCCAGCTGCTGGTAGAGAGCACCAG CAGTGCGCTGGGCAGGGCGCTCTGCGTGCAGGTGGAAGCAGACGTGGTCATGCTGGTCCAGGACAAGTGGGCGGCTCTCCAGAGCAATAAGGACTGCAAGACTTTGGACATAAACATCCGTGTGAG ACCCAAAGTGCCACTTCTGGATCAGCCTTTAAAACGCCTCCTTAGTGATGTCCTGCGTGAGGTG GGGTGCAACATCGTCAACAGCAGGCTCAACGTGGTGAGCGCTCTGCTCGGCTCCAGGACGC CCGCATTCCCGCTCGGGACTCTGGGAGATCTGCCCCCCTTTTCCATCATCAGCGGCGACGCCATCCAGCTGGATCTAAAT CTCCTCGTCGGGGACGCGGAAGGTGGCGTGGTGGCCTCCACGCAGGGACCGCCACTCGCAGCCACGCTGTTACTAGCCACCGGCCACCCGCCGCTGCTCAGGCTCTCCCAGCGCACCCTCAGCACCCTGCTGGAGCCCATCCAGGGGCAGGGAGCCTTCAGCCTCAGCATCACCGACTCAATG GTGCCCGATAGCATCTCGCTGTCCACGTCTGCCCTCCTGCCGCTCATGCCCCAG GTCGCCAAGGTCCTCCCCGGCTCTCTGCCGCTGGAGCTGCACGTGCGGGTGGCCAACAAGCCGGTGGTGGCCGTGAGGGACAGAAGAGCCACTGCCACCCTCAAAGCCTCTATCGACGTCTTCAGTCCCCTCCTGCAGTCCTCCCAGAAGCCTCTCTTCTCCCTCGACACG GACATCGTTCTGAACATCATCCCATCGGTCTCCAACGGCAAACTGCAAACCTCCCTGGCTCTTGACAG CATCAACCTGACACGGGCACCCCTGAGACTCGACCCTCTCAGT GTCTCCCCGCTTGCAGGATGGCTCAAGCAAGTCCTTGCTGCTGCATATGTACCTGCCATTAACG ATGCCTTGCGTGTGTCGGTCCCTCTGCCCAACATTCTCAACACCAGCCTCAGGAACGCCAAGGTTGACATCACCGAT GCAGATGACTCTTTCAACCAGAACAGTCTCAAAAGATCCTGCTCGGGAGGACCCTTGACCCTGTTCGCTGTCTGA